A region from the Rosa rugosa chromosome 6, drRosRugo1.1, whole genome shotgun sequence genome encodes:
- the LOC133716373 gene encoding desmethyl-deoxy-podophyllotoxin synthase-like: protein MAPLLLQIQNIPSLPLYTSLVALVILVLCWMRFKATHIPTLLKLPPGPRKLPVLGNLLQLVGAVPHHCLRDLASKYGPIIHLRVGQVSVVVISSPELTKELLQTQEAIFSQRHTSDLAVTASSNVLSGVFFSPYNHFWRQMRRISVLELLSRKRVLSYRSIREEEAWNLVQSIKDHYQTKLGHLNLSEVIFSMQNNVTARAALGKKCKHGKEFTALINESLLLAGGFALADLFPSLKFLPYLTGIRSALEKINKKVDQILNDVISEHKDKTISRAHDAADEQEDALVDVLLKLQDAGGLQFDLTTTHIKAVTLEMYAGGSETSATTTEWAMSELMRNPKVMQKAQAEVRQVLARKRKIYEADIVLINVWAMGRDPTHLGAEADSFQPERFQGSGSIDYRGSNLEFIPFGAGKRICPGITFGTAAVELALAQLLYHFDWRLPSGTGTKLEQLDMTESVGWNTKRRDDLYVVAIPFLP from the exons ATGGCGCCCTTACTGCTCCAAATCCAAAATATTCCTTCCCTTCCTCTCTATACTTCACTGGTCGCCCTAGTAATCCTGGTTCTTTGTTGGATGAGATTCAAAGCCACTCATATCCCGACACTACTTAAGTTGCCCCCGGGTCCAAGGAAGCTACCAGTTCTAGGAAACTTGCTTCAGTTAGTAGGGGCAGTACCACACCACTGTCTAAGAGACTTGGCCAGCAAGTATGGACCTATCATTCACCTCAGAGTGGGACAAGTATCGGTTGTAGTCATTTCATCACCTGAATTAACCAAAGAGCTGTTGCAGACCCAAGAGGCTATTTTCTCGCAGCGGCATACTAGTGATCTTGCTGTGACAGCTTCCTCCAATGTTCTTTCAGGGGTCTTTTTCAGTCCCTACAATCATTTCTGGAGACAAATGCGCAGGATTAGTGTTTTGGAGCTCCTAAGTAGAAAGAGAGTGTTGTCCTATCGATCAATAAGAGAAGAAGAGGCATGGAATCTTGTTCAATCAATTAAGGATCATTATCAAACCAAGCTTGGTCATCTTAATCTTAGTGAGGTGATTTTCTCCATGCAAAACAATGTGACTGCCCGTGCAGCCTTAGGGAAGAAGTGCAAACATGGAAAGGAGTTTACAGCATTGATCAACGAGTCACTGCTCCTCGCCGGAGGCTTTGCCCTGGCTGATTTGTTCCCTTCCCTGAAATTCCTCCCTTATCTCACAGGTATCAGATCTGCCCTtgagaaaataaacaaaaaggtCGACCAGATTCTTAATGATGTCATTAGTGAACATAAAGATAAAACAATTAGCAGAGCTCATGATGCTGCCGATGAACAAGAAGATGCTCTTGTTGATGTCCTTCTTAAACTCCAAGACGCTGGTGGGCTTCAATTTGATCTCACAACAACCCACATCAAAGCTGTAACCCTG GAAATGTATGCCGGTGGAAGCGAAACTTCAGCAACTACCACAGAATGGGCAATGTCCGAACTCATGAGAAATCCAAAAGTAATGCAGAAAGCACAAGCAGAAGTGCGACAAGTTCTTGCCAGGAAGAGGAAAATCTACGAGGCCGACATAGTTTTAATCAATGTATGGGCAATGGGGAGAGATCCAACACATTTGGGTGCAGAAGCTGACAGCTTTCAGCCTGAGAGGTTCCAAGGTAGTGGTTCCATTGATTATAGAGGGTCCAATTTGGAATTTATTCCATTTGGAGCTGGGAAAAGAATATGTCCAGGCATAACATTTGGAACTGCAGCAGTGGAACTTGCACTTGCTCAACTGCTATATCACTTTGACTGGAGACTCCCCAGTGGGACTGGGACCAAACTTGAACAACTTGACATGACAGAATCAGTGGGATGGAATACTAAGAGGAGGGATGATTTGTATGTTGTGGCCATTCCTTTTCTACCCTAA